A DNA window from Streptomyces parvus contains the following coding sequences:
- a CDS encoding pseudouridine synthase, translating to MRSSGRNSGSGSGGSGRSGGQGGRPGGQGGRPGGQGGGGRGQGGRSGGGSFRQGQGGGQGGRPGGQGGGGRGGSGQGGRSGAQGGRQGFPGGRDEQQQDQRPRRPRPEERRYDVGNDAPGARDGQEGPRKGRGAAARGGAKGGPKPAQGGGSRSGGFRRGGAPSRPRELDAKIEQRNRDRYANKPDIKLPKTHPGAEQEGERLQKVLARAGMGSRRACEELIEQARVEVNGEIVVEQGMRVDVHKDEIKVDGLTVAAQSYLFFALNKPAGVVSSMEDPDGRQCLGDYVTNRETRLFHVGRLDTETEGIIMLTNHGELAHRLTHPKYGVKKTYLAAIQGPLPRDLGKRLKDGIQLEDGYARADHFRVVENTGKNYLVEVTLHEGRKHIVRRMLAEAGFPVERLVRTSFGPIPLGDQKSGWLRRLTNTEVGMLMREVGL from the coding sequence ATGCGAAGCAGTGGCAGGAACAGCGGAAGCGGCAGCGGCGGCAGCGGCCGGAGCGGCGGCCAGGGCGGTCGCCCCGGTGGTCAGGGCGGTCGCCCCGGTGGTCAGGGCGGCGGCGGACGCGGCCAGGGCGGCCGCAGCGGCGGCGGGTCCTTCCGCCAGGGCCAGGGCGGCGGCCAGGGCGGTCGCCCCGGCGGCCAGGGCGGCGGCGGACGCGGCGGCAGCGGCCAGGGCGGGCGTTCCGGTGCCCAGGGCGGCCGTCAGGGCTTCCCGGGCGGGCGCGACGAGCAGCAGCAGGACCAGCGCCCCCGCCGTCCCCGCCCGGAGGAGCGCCGCTACGACGTCGGCAACGACGCCCCCGGCGCCCGGGACGGCCAGGAGGGCCCCCGCAAGGGCCGGGGCGCGGCGGCCCGCGGCGGCGCCAAGGGCGGCCCGAAGCCCGCACAGGGCGGCGGCAGCCGCAGTGGCGGCTTCCGGCGCGGCGGCGCCCCCTCGCGCCCGCGTGAGCTGGACGCCAAGATCGAGCAGCGCAACCGCGACCGGTACGCGAACAAGCCCGACATCAAGCTGCCCAAGACCCACCCGGGCGCCGAACAGGAGGGCGAGCGGCTGCAGAAGGTCCTCGCCCGGGCCGGCATGGGCTCGCGCCGCGCGTGCGAGGAGCTGATCGAGCAGGCGCGCGTCGAGGTCAACGGCGAGATCGTCGTCGAGCAGGGCATGCGCGTCGACGTGCACAAGGACGAGATCAAGGTCGACGGGCTGACCGTCGCCGCACAGTCGTACCTCTTCTTCGCGCTGAACAAGCCCGCGGGCGTCGTCTCCTCGATGGAGGACCCGGACGGCCGCCAGTGCCTCGGCGACTACGTGACCAACCGCGAGACGCGGCTGTTCCACGTCGGCCGGCTCGACACCGAGACGGAGGGCATCATCATGCTCACCAACCACGGTGAGCTGGCCCACCGCCTCACGCACCCGAAGTACGGCGTGAAGAAGACCTACCTGGCCGCCATCCAGGGCCCCCTGCCGCGCGACCTCGGCAAGCGGCTCAAGGACGGCATCCAGCTGGAGGACGGCTACGCCCGCGCCGACCACTTCCGCGTGGTCGAGAACACCGGCAAGAACTACCTGGTCGAGGTGACCCTCCACGAGGGCCGCAAGCACATCGTGCGCCGGATGCTGGCCGAGGCCGGCTTCCCGGTCGAGCGGCTGGTGCGGACGTCCTTCGGGCCGATCCCGCTGGGCGACCAGAAGTCCGGCTGGCTGCGGCGCCTCACCAACACCGAGGTCGGCATGCTGATGCGCGAGGTCGGCCTCTAG
- the scpB gene encoding SMC-Scp complex subunit ScpB, translated as MSEQPDQERDEGAVASLDLKPALEAVLMVVDEPATVDHLAKVLQRPRRAVADALRELADEYTVQRRGFDLRLVAGGWRFYTRPEYAAAVEAFVLDGQHARLTQAALETLAVVAYRQPVSRSRVSAVRGVNCDGVMRTLLQRGLVAEAGAEPETGAILYRTTNYFLERMGLRGLDELPELAPFLPEADAIEAETLEGVPSFDPDAPDTPDTHADDKTEF; from the coding sequence ATGAGCGAGCAGCCGGACCAGGAGCGGGACGAGGGCGCTGTCGCCTCGCTCGACCTCAAGCCCGCCCTGGAGGCGGTCCTCATGGTCGTCGACGAGCCCGCCACCGTCGACCACCTCGCCAAGGTGCTCCAGCGCCCCCGCAGGGCCGTGGCGGACGCGCTGCGGGAGCTGGCCGACGAGTACACCGTGCAGCGCCGGGGCTTCGACCTGCGGCTCGTCGCGGGCGGCTGGCGGTTCTACACCCGGCCCGAGTACGCGGCGGCCGTGGAGGCCTTCGTCCTGGACGGCCAGCACGCCCGGCTGACCCAGGCCGCGCTGGAGACCCTGGCGGTCGTCGCCTACCGGCAGCCGGTGAGCCGCTCGCGGGTCTCGGCGGTGCGCGGAGTCAACTGCGACGGGGTCATGCGGACCCTCCTCCAGAGGGGCCTGGTGGCCGAGGCGGGCGCGGAACCCGAAACAGGTGCGATCCTGTACAGGACGACGAACTACTTTCTGGAGCGAATGGGCCTGCGCGGCCTGGACGAGCTCCCGGAACTCGCGCCCTTCCTCCCGGAGGCGGACGCGATCGAGGCTGAGACGCTAGAGGGTGTGCCGTCGTTCGATCCGGACGCACCGGACACCCCGGATACTCACGCAGACGACAAGACGGAATTTTGA
- a CDS encoding segregation/condensation protein A, which translates to MPTPDDPAAPRRRALGRGPGVAAFPEPGPVPEPEAVPEPDPAPEPEAVPVPAAGPEPAEAAEEAPEPEPEAAEPEPEGDGKRFTVRLVNFEGPFDLLLQLISKHKLDVTEVALSKVTDEFMAYIRAMGPDWDLDQTTEFLVVAATLLDLKAARLLPAAEVEDEADLALLEARDLLFARLLQYRAYKQIAEIFQGRLESEARRHPRTVGLEDQHAELLPEVVISIGPEGFAKLAVKALQPKPKPQVYVDHIHAPLVSVREQAGLVVERLRAAGAAVSFRTLTEDAPDTLTVVARFLALLELYREKAVTLEQDEALGDLLVAWCGGEGAEPVVTDEFDQEPGGGTDEEGVQG; encoded by the coding sequence ATGCCCACGCCCGACGACCCCGCCGCCCCGCGCCGCCGAGCCCTGGGCCGGGGACCGGGCGTGGCGGCGTTCCCGGAGCCCGGGCCCGTGCCGGAGCCGGAAGCCGTGCCGGAGCCGGACCCCGCCCCGGAGCCGGAAGCCGTCCCCGTACCGGCTGCCGGACCGGAGCCCGCGGAAGCGGCCGAAGAAGCTCCGGAGCCAGAGCCCGAAGCGGCCGAACCGGAGCCCGAGGGCGACGGCAAGCGGTTCACCGTCCGCCTCGTGAACTTCGAGGGCCCCTTCGATCTCCTCCTCCAGCTGATCTCCAAGCACAAGCTGGACGTGACCGAGGTCGCCCTCTCCAAGGTCACCGACGAGTTCATGGCGTACATCCGCGCCATGGGCCCCGACTGGGACCTCGACCAGACCACCGAGTTCCTCGTCGTCGCCGCCACCCTGCTCGACCTGAAGGCCGCCCGGCTGCTGCCCGCCGCCGAGGTCGAGGACGAGGCGGACCTGGCGCTCCTGGAGGCGCGGGACCTGCTCTTCGCGCGGCTGCTCCAGTACCGCGCGTACAAGCAGATCGCCGAGATCTTCCAGGGCCGTCTGGAGTCGGAGGCCCGCCGCCACCCCCGTACGGTCGGCCTGGAGGACCAGCACGCCGAGCTGCTGCCCGAGGTGGTCATCAGCATCGGACCCGAGGGCTTCGCGAAGCTCGCGGTGAAGGCGCTGCAGCCGAAGCCGAAGCCCCAGGTGTACGTGGACCACATCCACGCCCCCCTGGTCAGCGTCCGGGAGCAGGCGGGCCTCGTGGTGGAGCGGCTGCGGGCGGCCGGGGCCGCGGTCAGCTTCAGGACGCTGACCGAGGACGCCCCCGACACCCTGACCGTGGTGGCCCGGTTCCTGGCCCTGCTGGAGCTGTACCGCGAGAAGGCCGTCACCCTGGAGCAGGACGAGGCGCTGGGCGACCTGCTGGTGGCCTGGTGCGGCGGGGAGGGTGCGGAGCCGGTGGTGACGGACGAGTTCGACCAGGAACCAGGCGGCGGCACGGACGAGGAGGGCGTACAGGGATGA